ATGGTCTGGGGATGATGATAATAAAGGAATGGAACACCTGTCTTATAAAAGAGGGATATCTTCAATGGAAAAAAGACTATCCTGAACGGGCAAAAAAAATTATCAGCATCGCTGTTAGCGGGGGTGGAAGTAATTATTTTATGTTGATTTATGAAACGGAATAGGCGCGTAACGCAAAAACAAAAACCGATGGTTGTGGTGTTGAAGTAAAACACCAAAAACAACCATCGGTTTTTTAATTTGCGGAGGTTCAACCTCCGAATGAATCCGGGGGCAGCCCCCGCAAAGATGCCCCCGAAGACAAAATAAAATCCCGATTTAATCGGGATTTTATTTATGCTTTTGAAAGCGGTTCTTTACTTCACTGCGTCTTTTAACGCTTTGCCTGCTTTGAATTTCGGAACTGTTGTCGCGGCGATTTGAAGTTTTTCGCCGGTTCTTGGGTTGACTCCCATGCGGGCGGCTCTTTTTGAAACGCTGAATTTTCCAAAACCGGTCAAAACCACATCATTGCCTTTTGATAACGCGCTCGTGATAGTGTCGAGCATCGCGTTAACCGCTTCTGACGCTTCTTTTTTTGAACAGCAGTTGCCAGCAACCGCTTCAATTAATTCATCTTTAGTCATTTTATATTAGCGAATAGCGGATAGTGAACAGCGAACAAAATTATTCACCGTCCATTGTCCATTATTCGTTTTTAATTACTTTCTCGACCTTTGCTTATTCTAACAACTAAACTGCTATAAATCAACAATTTTTTGAATTCTTTCAATTTTATTAGCTTTTCCGTTTTTTCCTGTTCCTATTAAAACAGCGTCCACTTCTACTGGCCCCTCAGCAACTTCCAATCTTATATTGCCTTGCGTTAAATATCTTTTAATCGCGTCTTCTTTTCTTCTTCCTAAACTTGAGTCCCTTACGCCAACCATTCCAACATCGGAGATATAGGCGGTGCCGTTAGGCAGAACTCTTTCGTCGGCGGTCGGAACATGGGTATGCGTTCCCAAGACAGCCGTCACTCGCCCGTCTAAATACCATCCTAAACAAACCTTTTCGGCTGTCGCTTCAGCGTGCCAGTCAACAATAATAATGTCGGCTTCTTCAGACATCGCTTTTAGGATTTTATCCGCTTTCCTAAAAGGGTCGTCGTATTGCTGCCGCATAAAGACCCGCCCGATTAAATTAATGACTAAAACCTTTTTAGTCCTTATTTCAATCAAACGATAGCCCTTTCCAGGCAAACCGGGCGGGAAATTAGCGGGACGAATTAAAGGAATTTTTTTATCTTCCAAAAGACCTGCTATTTCCTTGTGTTTCCAAGTATGGTCGCCTGAAGTGACTAAGTCAATACCTGCCCCCAAGACCTCTTCTAAACTATTTCGAGTAATCCCCGCGCCGTGAGCCATATTTTCTCCATTGGCGATTATCAGGTCCGGTTCAAATTCATCGCGCCAAAGCGGAATAACTTTCTTAAGCGCTTCCCGCCCCGGCCGTCCAACAATATCTCCCAAGAATAAGATTTTCATAATTTTCAATTTCCAATTCTCAAGCAATTTTCAATTTTCAAAATAATATTCTGACTTCTTAATTTCCAAATTTGTTTTTTCTTATTCTTTATCTTATTTGAAAATTAATTCATTGAAAATTATTTGAAAATTGAAAATTAGAAATTGAAAATTCTACTTCGCGTATTCCACTGATCTTGTTTCTCTAATCACATTAACTTTAATTTCCCCAGGGTACTTTAAGTCATGATGAATCTGTTCAGCGATATTTTTAGCTAACTTGTTCGCCGCGAGGTCGTCTATCTCTTCTGGATTAACGAAAACGCGCACTTCTCTTCCGGCTTGGATTGCATAGACCTTTTTAACTCCAGGGAACGCTCCGGCGAGATCTTCCAATTCTTTCAGTCGTTTTAAATACGCCTCAAGGGTGTCTTTTCTGGCGCCTGGCCTGGCTCCGGAGATGGCGTCGGCGACTTGAACAATGATCGATTCCAAACTGGTGTAAGGATATTCCTCGTGGTGCGCTTGCATTGCTTCAATCACTTTTTCGTCCACATCAAATTTTTTGAGAATTTTTCTTCCGATCTCAACATGAGAACCCTGAATTTCATGGTCAACCGCTTTTCCAATATCGTGAAACAAACCCGCTTTTTTAGTCAAATCAACATTGGCGCCCAATTCTGAGGCGATCGCGCCTGCAATATGAGCCACTTCCAATGAGTGCAAAAGAATATTTTGTCCGTAACTTGTTCTAAATCTAAGCCGTCCTAAAAGTTTAATCAATTGCGGATTAATTCCCGCGACGCCGACATCATAGACAGTCGCCTCTCCCGCTTCAATAACTTTCTTATTGATTTCCTCCGAAGCGGCTTCTACCATTTCTTCAATGCGGCTTGGTTGAATTCTTCCGTCAAGAATTAGTTTTTCCAAAGCGATTTTAGCGATTTGACGGCGAACAGGGTCAAAGCCAGAGATGACAATCGCGCCGGGCGTATCATCAACTAAAATTTCCACGCCCGTGAGTTTTTCCAGCGTCTTAATATTTCGTCCCTCTTTTCCGATAATTCTTCCTTTCAAATCGTCGCTCGGCAAACGAACGGTTGAAGAAGTCGTTTCGCTTGATTGCGAAGCGGCGTATCTTTGCATCGCCAAAGCGATGATTTTTTGCGCTTTCTTGTCTAATTCTTCTTTGCCTTCTTTTTCTAATTTACTCAATCGTTCTAAGAGCGCTTGTTGGTGTTCTTTTTCGGCGACAGCGAGAAGTTCTTCTTTCGCTTGGTCTTGCGAATATTGCGCGATTTTTTCTAACTTCTCTATTTGCTCTTGGCGTAATACATTGAGCCCTTCTTTAATTTTTTTAACCTTGCGGACTTTTGTTTTTAACTCGTCATATTTTTCCTCAAATTGGACGCCTTTTTGGTCCAAGTCCTGCTCTTTTCTCAATAACCGCTCTTCCATCCGAGTCAGTTGTTTTTGCCTGTCTCTTTCTTGCGCTTTGATTTCTTCAAGCACTTGGCCCGCTTTTTCTTTCGCTTGAAGTAGTGTTTCTTTCGCTTCGTCTTTCGCTTCGCTGATTAACTTATTTAGTTTTGACTCAATAGTCCCCGCCTGTTTTTTAGCAATGGTCTGTCTGGTGTAATATCCCAAGATTGAGCCAAATGCTAAAGCGCCGATAAGTATAACGGCATCCAAAATTAAATTGTTCATATATTGTTTTCAATTCAAATTTCATTGCAAGTCCAAATAACCCCGATAAGGGCGATTGGGCTAAAATATTCCGATTAATAATCAAACTTCGCAACATAACCAATGAAAATTTGTAATTTAGTTAATGACTTTCAAAATCGTATCAAAGAAAAGCCTAGATGTCAATTGGGACGGCCAAAAAGGTCCGACCTCTCAAGCGCGACCTTAAGAAATGTCGCTACTTGCGATGTCAGACCTTCTCGGTTCTAAAAGGTTTCTAAAAGGTCAGACCTTTCAAGACAACAACTCGTAACAGTTTATTTTCTCGTGACAAACTGATGGAAAGGTCTGACCTTTTATTTCTTTCTAAAGGTCGCGCTCATAGGTCGAACCTTTTCTTTTTCAATATTTTAGGGACAGTCCCTGTTGCGGGGACTGTCCCTAAAATATCCCCAAAATAAAAAGAACTGTCCTTTTACAGACAGTCCATTTTATTTATCTATTTTTCTTTTTTCTTAACTTTCTTTTTTTCTTTTTTATCAGGTGTTTTTTCGCTTTTCTCTGCTTTTTTCTCTTTCTTCTCCTTCATTTCTTTCTTAACTTCTTTTTTAATTACTTTCTTTTTTTTCTTTTCTTCTTTTTCTTCCTTCGGCTTTTCTTTCTCCGCGGCGACAATATCAATTTTCCATCCCGTTAATTTGGCGGCTAATCGGACATTTTGCCCCTTAACGCCGATTGCCAAAGAAAGTTGGTCCTCGGGCACAGCCACTTCGGCTTGTCCTTTCTCTTTGTCTATTTTAACATTAACCACTTTAGCAGGAGAAAGCGCGTGGCTTATAAACTTAAAAGGGTCTTCCGCCCATTGGACAATATCAATTTTTTCGCCAGATAATTCGTTAATTACGGCTTGGACGCGCGTTCCTTTTTGCCCAATCATTGAGCCAATCGGGTCAACTCTCTCTTCCGTTGAAGCAACGGCGATTTTAGTGCGAGAACCCGCTTCTCTCGCGATTGATTTAATCACAACCGTTTCTGCGGCAATTTCAGGGACTTCAAGCGCGAAAAGTTTGCTCACCATTTTAGGATGCGCTCTTGAAAGAGTTACCATCGGGCCGCGCGAATCCTTGTGCGCTTCAACGATATAAACCCTTAATCGCTGGCCAATTCGGTAATATTCGCGAGGGATTTGCTCCTCCGGGAACATTACGCCCGTCGCTTTGCCAATATCCAAAAAGACATTATTATTCTCTATCCTTTGGACAATACCGCTCGCGATGTTTCCTTCTTTGTCTTTGTATTCTTCGTAAATCGCTTCTCTTTCCGCTTCTCTGATGCGCTGGATAATGACTTGCTTAGCGGTTTGGGCGGCAATCCGTCCAAAATCGCCCGCGACTTCCAAAGGAAATTCAATTTCATCTCCCGGCTTTATTTTCTCTTTTATTTTTTCGGTTAATTTTTTCCCTTTGAAAATCGGCTTTTCTTTCAAATTAATATCTTTGACTTCTTCAATTAAAATGTGTTTTTCTGGATTAAGTCGAATTTTTCTCTCGGTTTCCCCTCCTTCGCCTTTAACTTCGTTCCTTTCTTCCGTTTCAATTTCCCCTTCCTCGCCTTCATCTGTCTTTAACATTGACTTATCAACAACAAGTTTAATTTGAAAGACCTTCATTTCTTTTTCCAAATTAAAATCAACCCGAATATTCTGGTTTTTGCGGCCATATTCTTTCTTATAGGCGGCCGCCAAAGCCATTTCCACGGTCTCCATAACCCTTTCTCTGGAAATGCCCTTCTCCTCGCAAATTTGTTCAATTGCTGAAGCAAATGGTTGTTTCTCCATAATAGTAAATATTTGATATTTGGGGGCAGCCCTCGATTAGTTAAAAAAATCCGTTTTGAAAAACGGATACTCTCCTCCCACTCCCATCCAAATCATCACTATCTTATCACAACTCCAAATCCCTTGTCAAACGAAATTTGGGGACAGTCCCCGCAACAGGGACTGTCCCCAAATAACCCAAATGCCTTGACCTTTCGCCTGAAAGAAATTAAAGGTCAGACCTCTCAAGCGCGACCTTCGGAAATGTCGCTACTTGCGATGTCAGACCTTCTTGGTTCTTAAAGGTCTGACCTTTAATTTCTTGACTGTCCCCAAATGCCTTGACCTTTCGCCTCGTTTTTTATATAATTTCAACTAGGAAATCGGGGACAGTCCCTCGCCGCGAGGGACTGTCCCCAAACAAACTTAGTTTCTTAACATTCTAAAAAAAGGGGGTGCGGAATGAAATTAAACGAAAGAGATAAAAAAATATTATTAAATGCTTTGAGACATTATTTAGGGAAGACACTCCGCGTAGATAAGGCCGCTGATGTAATGCGGTTGATGAAAAGAATAGAAGGAAAAGAAGATATACAAAACAAGTTAAGGAATCATCCAGATTTCGTTAAAGATTTTAAAAATATTGGCGCGCTTATATTTTCTTAGATGGTTAATAAGCGCAGAGTCCCAAACCTCTAAACAAAAAACCCTCCCAAAAAGGAGGGTTTTAAATTTGTTTCTTGGGGACAGTCCCTCGCCGCGAGGGACTGTCCCCGGTATTTCTTTCATTCCTTAACATTCCTCAAATACTTATAAACCCCGGTGGCGGCGACTGCCCCTTCGGCGCAGGCGGTGATAATTTGTTTGAGAGGGTTGTTGGTAATATCCCCTGCCGCGAAAACGCCTGGGACATTGGTTGCTTGTTCTTTATTGACGGCAATAAAATTATTATCCATTTCTATTTTCAATTCGCCGCATAAATGGACATTTGGCACGCCGCCAACTTCAATAAAAAGTTCGTTAAGTTTCACTTCGTTCCCGTTATTGAGAATAATTTTCTCAAGCGATTTTTTGCCCTTCGCTTCGGCGACTTGGGCGCAATAAAGAATTTCAATATTCTCCTTCTTTTCCGCTTTTTTAACCAAACTTGGCGCTCCCCGAAATTCGTCTCGGCGGAGAATTATGTACGCTTTTTTAGCGTAATCAGAGACCTTTAACACAAGAGTTAACGCGCTGTCTCCTCCTCCAACCACGGCGACAGTTTTGTTTTTTAGCGTGGAAATATCAGGCGCGCAATACGAAATTCCTTTATTTAAAAATTTATCTTCGTTTTTTATCCCCAACTTTCGCATTTTCATTCCCAATCCCAAAATTAACGATTTGGCTTGATACCTTCCTTTATCGGTTACCACTTCAAAAATGGGGGACTTAACCCCACTTTTTGTCAACTTTACAACTTGTTCGTTTTTGGTTTTGGCATTGAAATGTTCGTAAAATTTCTTTGCCAAATCAGGTCCCGAAATGGACTTAAATCCCAAATAGTTATCAACAATATGGGCTTCATTGACAGTTCCGCCCTTTATTTGCCCGATAACTAAAAAATTAATCCCATACCTTCGGGCGTATATCCCAGCTGACAAACCAGCCGGTCCTCCGCCAATGATAATCAAATCATACATATTTTTTAATTTCCGCAGCTATTTTTTTGACGACTCTTTTATCAAAGACGGCGGGGATGATTTTGTTTGGATTTGGATTTTTAACCAAATCGGCGAGCGATTGGGCAGCGGCTAATTTCATTTTTTCC
This genomic stretch from Patescibacteria group bacterium harbors:
- a CDS encoding HU family DNA-binding protein yields the protein MTKDELIEAVAGNCCSKKEASEAVNAMLDTITSALSKGNDVVLTGFGKFSVSKRAARMGVNPRTGEKLQIAATTVPKFKAGKALKDAVK
- a CDS encoding NAD(P)/FAD-dependent oxidoreductase, coding for MYDLIIIGGGPAGLSAGIYARRYGINFLVIGQIKGGTVNEAHIVDNYLGFKSISGPDLAKKFYEHFNAKTKNEQVVKLTKSGVKSPIFEVVTDKGRYQAKSLILGLGMKMRKLGIKNEDKFLNKGISYCAPDISTLKNKTVAVVGGGDSALTLVLKVSDYAKKAYIILRRDEFRGAPSLVKKAEKKENIEILYCAQVAEAKGKKSLEKIILNNGNEVKLNELFIEVGGVPNVHLCGELKIEMDNNFIAVNKEQATNVPGVFAAGDITNNPLKQIITACAEGAVAATGVYKYLRNVKE
- the rny gene encoding ribonuclease Y, whose product is MNNLILDAVILIGALAFGSILGYYTRQTIAKKQAGTIESKLNKLISEAKDEAKETLLQAKEKAGQVLEEIKAQERDRQKQLTRMEERLLRKEQDLDQKGVQFEEKYDELKTKVRKVKKIKEGLNVLRQEQIEKLEKIAQYSQDQAKEELLAVAEKEHQQALLERLSKLEKEGKEELDKKAQKIIALAMQRYAASQSSETTSSTVRLPSDDLKGRIIGKEGRNIKTLEKLTGVEILVDDTPGAIVISGFDPVRRQIAKIALEKLILDGRIQPSRIEEMVEAASEEINKKVIEAGEATVYDVGVAGINPQLIKLLGRLRFRTSYGQNILLHSLEVAHIAGAIASELGANVDLTKKAGLFHDIGKAVDHEIQGSHVEIGRKILKKFDVDEKVIEAMQAHHEEYPYTSLESIIVQVADAISGARPGARKDTLEAYLKRLKELEDLAGAFPGVKKVYAIQAGREVRVFVNPEEIDDLAANKLAKNIAEQIHHDLKYPGEIKVNVIRETRSVEYAK
- a CDS encoding TIGR00282 family metallophosphoesterase, with the translated sequence MKILFLGDIVGRPGREALKKVIPLWRDEFEPDLIIANGENMAHGAGITRNSLEEVLGAGIDLVTSGDHTWKHKEIAGLLEDKKIPLIRPANFPPGLPGKGYRLIEIRTKKVLVINLIGRVFMRQQYDDPFRKADKILKAMSEEADIIIVDWHAEATAEKVCLGWYLDGRVTAVLGTHTHVPTADERVLPNGTAYISDVGMVGVRDSSLGRRKEDAIKRYLTQGNIRLEVAEGPVEVDAVLIGTGKNGKANKIERIQKIVDL
- the nusA gene encoding transcription termination factor NusA, yielding MEKQPFASAIEQICEEKGISRERVMETVEMALAAAYKKEYGRKNQNIRVDFNLEKEMKVFQIKLVVDKSMLKTDEGEEGEIETEERNEVKGEGGETERKIRLNPEKHILIEEVKDINLKEKPIFKGKKLTEKIKEKIKPGDEIEFPLEVAGDFGRIAAQTAKQVIIQRIREAEREAIYEEYKDKEGNIASGIVQRIENNNVFLDIGKATGVMFPEEQIPREYYRIGQRLRVYIVEAHKDSRGPMVTLSRAHPKMVSKLFALEVPEIAAETVVIKSIAREAGSRTKIAVASTEERVDPIGSMIGQKGTRVQAVINELSGEKIDIVQWAEDPFKFISHALSPAKVVNVKIDKEKGQAEVAVPEDQLSLAIGVKGQNVRLAAKLTGWKIDIVAAEKEKPKEEKEEKKKKKVIKKEVKKEMKEKKEKKAEKSEKTPDKKEKKKVKKKEK